From a region of the Oryzias melastigma strain HK-1 linkage group LG4, ASM292280v2, whole genome shotgun sequence genome:
- the LOC112150899 gene encoding P-selectin isoform X1 produces MISVGISQNFQLLVMTGVFILVGRMNRGGVHAWTYTYSKGSNLQWHEARQWCQNHFVDLVSIQNKEEAEYLNIFLPRSPKYYWIGVQKVAGMWTWVKTNEPVPVEAQRWASEEPDDLAGQDCVELYIKRDKDTAKWNNEKCSKRKEAICYAASCTRESCNAHGDCEETIGNFTCRCHPGFLGLHCEEAVACEVLAERRQSSQLCVHPNGPNRFNSSCRFHCEVGFRLVGVSVLACQADGRWSHPVPQCEVERCPALNQTDFSLNCSHPISPFSYNSTCQFSCDDGYELVGQERVRCDHTGRWSAGTPECSVRKCPAVVAPAGGNMVCLDSIEPSSFGSRCDFTCQEGHDLLGGSSISCLASGEWSSPAPRCAAVRCRNLSAPLHGSIHCRDPVGEHSYGSECSLMCEDGFELVGTNLTKCSARGNWSHELPVCRVTLCQTVTPPTHGVLSCSHPNGPFSFASRCSVTCKEGFVVNGTSEVECLSSGRWSAGVPTCRALTCPPLTVVSHGSTLCWDPHERSSFGSRCTTSCEDGFLLNGTADTECSSGGTWTSDVPVCLVKKCSALRSPAHGSLNCSDPHGKFSFASRCSTACDEGFVLNGTADVECSSQETWSTEPPECLAKSCPPVSSPAHGSLVCSDTHGEFSFGSRCTSACEDGFVLNGTEETNCTSSGVWSADIPRCIAQRCPGLRPPSHGSLACSDPHGEFRLGSRCSWTCERGYQLTGAGSTECTSAGTWSDEAPLCRVQQCPRLVTAPQYGRMNCSLLDPPFSFGSRCDYDCSEGFRLKGAASVTCDPSGRWSPDVPTCRPVRCAALHHSSPVSMNCSHPLANFSLGSECVFTCKDGFSLNGSTSLLCSSSGSWSDQIPTCTGRSLGLKILQYAAYGAACGALALVLFGLADLMTRHLRKGGSAMKSEDLWVDSVNPTFEL; encoded by the exons ATG ATATCAGTTGGAATCTCTCAGAACTTCCAGCTCCTTGTGATGACGGGAGTTTTCATTCTGGTGGGAAGAA TGAATCGAGGAGGGGTGCATGCATGGACCTACACCTACAGCAAAGGCTCCAACCTGCAATGGCACGAGGCTCGCCAGTGGTGCCAGAACCACTTTGTGGACCTGGTTTCCATCCAGAACAAGGAGGAGGCTGAATATCTGAACATCTTTCTGCCTCGTAGCCCCAAGTACTACTGGATAGGAGTTCAAAAAGTGGCTGGAATGTGGACCTGGGTGAAAACCAACGAGCCCGTTCCCGTGGAGGCTCAGCGCTGGGCGTCGGAGGAGCCGGACGACTTGGCCGGTCAGGACTGTGTGGAGCTGTACATCAAGAGGGATAAAGACACGGCCAAGTGGAACAATGAGAAATGCAGCAAACGGAAGGAAGCCATCTGCTACGCTG cTTCTTGTACTCGGGAGTCCTGCAACGCTCATGGAGACTGTGAGGAGACCATAGGGAATTTCACCTGCAGATGTCACCCTGGTTTCCTGGGTCTGCACTGTGAGGAAG ctgTGGCCTGTGAAGTTCTGGCAGAACGCAGACAAAGTTCTCAGCTCTGTGTCCATCCCAACGGACCCAATCGGTTCAACTCTTCCTGCCGTTTCCACTGTGAAGTCGGCTTTCGGCTGGTGGGCGTGTCCGTGTTGGCGTGCCAGGCTGACGGGAGGTGGAGCCACCCCGTCCCTCAGTGTGAAG TGGAGCGCTGTCCCGCTCTGAACCAGACCGActtcagtttgaactgcagccaTCCCATCAGCCCCTTCAGCTACAACTCCACCTGTCAGTTCTCCTGTGATGACGGTTACGAGCTCGTCGGACAGGAGCGGGTCCGGTGTGACCACACGGGCCGGTGGTCGGCTGGGACTCCAGAATGCTCAG TGAGAAAGTGTCCTGCTGTTGTTGCTCCTGCTGGGGGGAACATGGTGTGCCTGGACTCCATAGAGCCTTCCTCCTTCGGCTCGCGGTGTGACTTCACCTGCCAGGAGGGTCACGACCTTTTGGGCGGCAGCTCCATCTCCTGCCTGGCATCTGGAGAGtggagcagccccgcccccaggtGTGCAG CTGTGCGGTGCAGAAACCTGAGCGCCCCCCTGCACGGCTCCATCCACTGCCGGGACCCCGTGGGGGAGCACAGCTATGGATCAGAGTGCAGCCTGATGTGTGAGGACGGATTTGAACTCGTCGGGACAAACCTGACCAAATGTTCAGCGCGGGGAAACTGGAGTcatgaacttcctgtttgtcgAG TGACACTCTGCCAGACGGTCACCCCTCCCACCCACGGCGTCCTGTCATGCTCACACCCCAACGGCCCCTTCAGCTTTGCCTCCAGGTGCTCCGTCACCTGTAAGGAGGGCTTCGTAGTAAACGGGACATCCGAGGTGGAGTGTTTGTCCTCAGGGAGGTGGAGCGCAGGCGTCCCGACCTGCAGGG CCCTGACCTGTCCCCCTCTGACCGTCGTCTCTCATGGTTCCACTCTCTGCTGGGATCCACATGAAAGATCCAGTTTTGGTTCTCGTTGTACGACGTCCTGTGAGGACGGGTTTCTCCTGAACGGGACGGCTGACACAGAGTGCTCCTCTGGAGGCACGTGGACCTCTGATGTCCCCGTTTGTTTGG TGAAAAAGTGCTCGGCTCTCAGATCTCCCGCCCACGGCTCTCTGAATTGTTCGGACCCTCATGGAAAGTTCAGCTTCGCCTCTCGATGTTCGACGGCGTGTGACGAAGGTTTTGTCCTGAACGGAACAGCTGACGTCGAGTGTTCCTCTCAGGAGACGTGGAGCACAGAACCTCCGGAGTGTCTGG CAAAGTCGTGTCCTCCTGTCAGCTCTCCTGCTCACGGTTCTCTGGTCTGCTCCGACACACATGGAGAGTTCAGCTTTGGTTCTCGCTGCACATCCGCCTGTGAGGATGGATTTGTCCTGAATGGAACCGAGGAGACAAACTGCACCTCTTCTGGCGTTTGGAGCGCAGACATCCCAAGATGCATTG CTCAAAGATGCCCTGGTCTCCGCCCCCCCTCTCACGGCTCGTTGGCGTGCTCGGATCCTCACGGAGAGTTCCGTTTGGGTTCTCGGTGCTCTTGGACCTGTGAGAGAGGCTATCAACTGACGGGGGCAGGAAGCACGGAGTGCACGTCTGCAGGAACATGGAGCGATGAGGCGCCTCTTTGTCGAG tgcAACAGTGCCCCCGTCTGGTGACAGCGCCTCAGTACGGGAGGATGAACTGCAGCCTCCTGGACCCCCCCTTCAGTTTCGGCTCCCGCTGTGACTATGACTGCAGCGAGGGCTTCAGGCTGAAAGGTGCAGCTTCAGTGACATGTGACCCCTCAGGCCGCTGGAGTCCAGACGTTCCCACCTGTCGAC CTGTGCGGTGTGCAGCCCTCCATCACTCGTCACCCGTGTCCATGAACTGTTCCCATCCGCTGGCTAACTTCAGTCTGGGCTCCGAGTGCGTGTTCACCTGTAAAGACGGATTCTCCCTGAACGGCTCCACTTCTCTGCTTTGCTCCTCCTCTGGGTCCTGGAGCGaccagatccccacctgcacag GTCGCTCTCTGGGGTTGAAGATCTTGCAGTATGCCGCTTACGGAGCAGCCTGTGGCGCTCTGGCGCTCGTCCTGTTTGGACTGGCTGACCTGATGACCAGACATTTGAGGAAAGGAG GAAGTGCTATGAAGTCTGAGGATCTGTGGGTGGATTCTGTAAATCCAACCTTTGAATTATAA
- the LOC112150899 gene encoding P-selectin isoform X2 — MISVGISQNFQLLVMTGVFILVGRMNRGGVHAWTYTYSKGSNLQWHEARQWCQNHFVDLVSIQNKEEAEYLNIFLPRSPKYYWIGVQKVAGMWTWVKTNEPVPVEAQRWASEEPDDLAGQDCVELYIKRDKDTAKWNNEKCSKRKEAICYAASCTRESCNAHGDCEETIGNFTCRCHPGFLGLHCEEAVACEVLAERRQSSQLCVHPNGPNRFNSSCRFHCEVGFRLVGVSVLACQADGRWSHPVPQCEVERCPALNQTDFSLNCSHPISPFSYNSTCQFSCDDGYELVGQERVRCDHTGRWSAGTPECSVRKCPAVVAPAGGNMVCLDSIEPSSFGSRCDFTCQEGHDLLGGSSISCLASGEWSSPAPRCAAVRCRNLSAPLHGSIHCRDPVGEHSYGSECSLMCEDGFELVGTNLTKCSARGNWSHELPVCRVTLCQTVTPPTHGVLSCSHPNGPFSFASRCSVTCKEGFVVNGTSEVECLSSGRWSAGVPTCRALTCPPLTVVSHGSTLCWDPHERSSFGSRCTTSCEDGFLLNGTADTECSSGGTWTSDVPVCLVKKCSALRSPAHGSLNCSDPHGKFSFASRCSTACDEGFVLNGTADVECSSQETWSTEPPECLAKSCPPVSSPAHGSLVCSDTHGEFSFGSRCTSACEDGFVLNGTEETNCTSSGVWSADIPRCIAQRCPGLRPPSHGSLACSDPHGEFRLGSRCSWTCERGYQLTGAGSTECTSAGTWSDEAPLCRVQQCPRLVTAPQYGRMNCSLLDPPFSFGSRCDYDCSEGFRLKGAASVTCDPSGRWSPDVPTCRPVRCAALHHSSPVSMNCSHPLANFSLGSECVFTCKDGFSLNGSTSLLCSSSGSWSDQIPTCTGRSLGLKILQYAAYGAACGALALVLFGLADLMTRHLRKGE; from the exons ATG ATATCAGTTGGAATCTCTCAGAACTTCCAGCTCCTTGTGATGACGGGAGTTTTCATTCTGGTGGGAAGAA TGAATCGAGGAGGGGTGCATGCATGGACCTACACCTACAGCAAAGGCTCCAACCTGCAATGGCACGAGGCTCGCCAGTGGTGCCAGAACCACTTTGTGGACCTGGTTTCCATCCAGAACAAGGAGGAGGCTGAATATCTGAACATCTTTCTGCCTCGTAGCCCCAAGTACTACTGGATAGGAGTTCAAAAAGTGGCTGGAATGTGGACCTGGGTGAAAACCAACGAGCCCGTTCCCGTGGAGGCTCAGCGCTGGGCGTCGGAGGAGCCGGACGACTTGGCCGGTCAGGACTGTGTGGAGCTGTACATCAAGAGGGATAAAGACACGGCCAAGTGGAACAATGAGAAATGCAGCAAACGGAAGGAAGCCATCTGCTACGCTG cTTCTTGTACTCGGGAGTCCTGCAACGCTCATGGAGACTGTGAGGAGACCATAGGGAATTTCACCTGCAGATGTCACCCTGGTTTCCTGGGTCTGCACTGTGAGGAAG ctgTGGCCTGTGAAGTTCTGGCAGAACGCAGACAAAGTTCTCAGCTCTGTGTCCATCCCAACGGACCCAATCGGTTCAACTCTTCCTGCCGTTTCCACTGTGAAGTCGGCTTTCGGCTGGTGGGCGTGTCCGTGTTGGCGTGCCAGGCTGACGGGAGGTGGAGCCACCCCGTCCCTCAGTGTGAAG TGGAGCGCTGTCCCGCTCTGAACCAGACCGActtcagtttgaactgcagccaTCCCATCAGCCCCTTCAGCTACAACTCCACCTGTCAGTTCTCCTGTGATGACGGTTACGAGCTCGTCGGACAGGAGCGGGTCCGGTGTGACCACACGGGCCGGTGGTCGGCTGGGACTCCAGAATGCTCAG TGAGAAAGTGTCCTGCTGTTGTTGCTCCTGCTGGGGGGAACATGGTGTGCCTGGACTCCATAGAGCCTTCCTCCTTCGGCTCGCGGTGTGACTTCACCTGCCAGGAGGGTCACGACCTTTTGGGCGGCAGCTCCATCTCCTGCCTGGCATCTGGAGAGtggagcagccccgcccccaggtGTGCAG CTGTGCGGTGCAGAAACCTGAGCGCCCCCCTGCACGGCTCCATCCACTGCCGGGACCCCGTGGGGGAGCACAGCTATGGATCAGAGTGCAGCCTGATGTGTGAGGACGGATTTGAACTCGTCGGGACAAACCTGACCAAATGTTCAGCGCGGGGAAACTGGAGTcatgaacttcctgtttgtcgAG TGACACTCTGCCAGACGGTCACCCCTCCCACCCACGGCGTCCTGTCATGCTCACACCCCAACGGCCCCTTCAGCTTTGCCTCCAGGTGCTCCGTCACCTGTAAGGAGGGCTTCGTAGTAAACGGGACATCCGAGGTGGAGTGTTTGTCCTCAGGGAGGTGGAGCGCAGGCGTCCCGACCTGCAGGG CCCTGACCTGTCCCCCTCTGACCGTCGTCTCTCATGGTTCCACTCTCTGCTGGGATCCACATGAAAGATCCAGTTTTGGTTCTCGTTGTACGACGTCCTGTGAGGACGGGTTTCTCCTGAACGGGACGGCTGACACAGAGTGCTCCTCTGGAGGCACGTGGACCTCTGATGTCCCCGTTTGTTTGG TGAAAAAGTGCTCGGCTCTCAGATCTCCCGCCCACGGCTCTCTGAATTGTTCGGACCCTCATGGAAAGTTCAGCTTCGCCTCTCGATGTTCGACGGCGTGTGACGAAGGTTTTGTCCTGAACGGAACAGCTGACGTCGAGTGTTCCTCTCAGGAGACGTGGAGCACAGAACCTCCGGAGTGTCTGG CAAAGTCGTGTCCTCCTGTCAGCTCTCCTGCTCACGGTTCTCTGGTCTGCTCCGACACACATGGAGAGTTCAGCTTTGGTTCTCGCTGCACATCCGCCTGTGAGGATGGATTTGTCCTGAATGGAACCGAGGAGACAAACTGCACCTCTTCTGGCGTTTGGAGCGCAGACATCCCAAGATGCATTG CTCAAAGATGCCCTGGTCTCCGCCCCCCCTCTCACGGCTCGTTGGCGTGCTCGGATCCTCACGGAGAGTTCCGTTTGGGTTCTCGGTGCTCTTGGACCTGTGAGAGAGGCTATCAACTGACGGGGGCAGGAAGCACGGAGTGCACGTCTGCAGGAACATGGAGCGATGAGGCGCCTCTTTGTCGAG tgcAACAGTGCCCCCGTCTGGTGACAGCGCCTCAGTACGGGAGGATGAACTGCAGCCTCCTGGACCCCCCCTTCAGTTTCGGCTCCCGCTGTGACTATGACTGCAGCGAGGGCTTCAGGCTGAAAGGTGCAGCTTCAGTGACATGTGACCCCTCAGGCCGCTGGAGTCCAGACGTTCCCACCTGTCGAC CTGTGCGGTGTGCAGCCCTCCATCACTCGTCACCCGTGTCCATGAACTGTTCCCATCCGCTGGCTAACTTCAGTCTGGGCTCCGAGTGCGTGTTCACCTGTAAAGACGGATTCTCCCTGAACGGCTCCACTTCTCTGCTTTGCTCCTCCTCTGGGTCCTGGAGCGaccagatccccacctgcacag GTCGCTCTCTGGGGTTGAAGATCTTGCAGTATGCCGCTTACGGAGCAGCCTGTGGCGCTCTGGCGCTCGTCCTGTTTGGACTGGCTGACCTGATGACCAGACATTTGAGGAAAGGAG aatga
- the LOC112150730 gene encoding L-selectin codes for MNWTEARKWCQSRFSDMVVFQNQKENDYVVSLLPNKTNSPYYWIGITKNHLNETWKWIGHNSTWVGEDSWAAKEPNNVHVNEFCVEIYVNNRSNRGKWNDEKCSNLKFPVCYEAQCKNTSCERGSCQETIENTTCLCEDGFYGDRCQTGEDMFSV; via the exons ATGAACTGGACCGAGGCCAGGAAGTGGTGCCAGAGCCGCTTCTCGGACATGGTGGTTTTCCAGAACCAGAAGGAGAACGACTACGTGGTCTCCCTGCTGCCAAACAAGACGAACAGCCCCTACTACTGGATCGGAATCACCAAGAACCACCTGAATGAAACGTGGAAATGGATCGGCCACAACAGCACGTGGGTGGGGGAGGATTCCTGGGCCGCAAAGGAGCCCAACAACGTCCACGTCAACGAGTTCTGCGTGGAGATCTACGTCAACAACAGGTCGAACCGAGGGAAGTGGAACGACGAGAAATGTTCCAACCTCAAATTCCCTGTGTGCTATGAAG CTCAATGCAAAAACACGTCGTGTGAGAGAGGCTCCTGCCAAGAAACCATCGAAAACACGACCTGTCTCTGTGAAGACGGTTTCTATGGAGACAGGTGTCAAACAGGTGAGGACATGTTTTCGGTCTga